The genome window GCTGTGGCATGCTGTGCTCTGGCTGATTCTAAGTCAAAGTTTGCTAGTCTCAATGTTGGGTGATGATCAACGGCTTTAGCGATAGCCTCTTCTAAATTATCAGGGATAAACTCACCTGGTACTTCCGGCTGCTCCAGTGACTCCGGTGCTTCACCAACGACTCTGATAAACGCGGTTTCAGCATCCCGCAATTTACTTTCTTCTTCCATTAGATTGGCTTCTGCCAACGCCAGACGACCCAGGCTCTGGTCCATATCCGCACCACGTCCAACCCCGCGTTCACTTCGTAAAACGATTTGATCATGTGTTCTTTGGTGAGCTTCAAGGTTGGTCTGAGCCAATTCGACAATATTTTGTTGTCGCAACACATTCAGATAGGCATCAACAGCCTCCAGGCCGGTATTCTCAGCAGCACTGTACACCGCTGAGGCGCGTGAGTTAGTCCTGTACTCTTGTCTCAACACTTCATTTTTGGTTTCCATACCATCGAAAAGCATTTGACGAAGTTGTAAGCTGGCTTCATCTCTATTTAGTCTGACTTCACCACGACCTGAAGAACGCGTATTAGGATTATCCGTCATTTCCCAACCAGTACCTAATGCGAGATCAAGCGTTGGATAATAACCTGCACGGGCTTGGTCAACTTCTTTTGAAACAGCCTGTCTTTCGCTCGCTGCCGCTAAAATATCAGGATTAGACTCGATAGTTGTCATCACTGCACTCTGCAACGTTTGAGCTGATACACTCGATA of Methylophaga marina contains these proteins:
- a CDS encoding TolC family outer membrane protein, whose amino-acid sequence is MKKNLVLTLPLWVMISSVSAQTLQSAVMTTIESNPDILAAASERQAVSKEVDQARAGYYPTLDLALGTGWEMTDNPNTRSSGRGEVRLNRDEASLQLRQMLFDGMETKNEVLRQEYRTNSRASAVYSAAENTGLEAVDAYLNVLRQQNIVELAQTNLEAHQRTHDQIVLRSERGVGRGADMDQSLGRLALAEANLMEEESKLRDAETAFIRVVGEAPESLEQPEVPGEFIPDNLEEAIAKAVDHHPTLRLANFDLESARAQHATAKAPFYPDLHLEVGTRADHNIDGQVGTDKDVTAMLRLRYNLLNGGRDSARREETAFLINQAAEIRNNTYREVEESTRLSWNAWETVRRQMSYRQQHVDSSRKSRDAYRQQFSLGQRTLLDLLDSENEVFRAETALVNTSYDELYAQYRILNSMGLLLEGLNIKAPETAQTIAIQQ